A stretch of the Uranotaenia lowii strain MFRU-FL chromosome 3, ASM2978415v1, whole genome shotgun sequence genome encodes the following:
- the LOC129753816 gene encoding uncharacterized protein LOC129753816, whose product MYLMVTSRPNLSAAVSYFAGFQYYATNDHWVHLKLVLRFLRGTVDSKLVFRRTEAYDDADWGNESNGRRSVPGFVVELYGSTVMWATKEQGAVAMSSTEAELMALCLTSCEFVWAT is encoded by the coding sequence ATGTACTTGATGGTGACTTCGAGGCCAAACCTGTCGGCAGCTGTGAGCTACTTTGCGGGATTCCAGTATTATGCTACCAATGATCACTGGGTCCACCTGAAACTAGTCCTGAGATTCCTTAGAGGGACAGTCGATAGTAAGCTCGTGTTCCGGCGTACTGAGGCGTACGATGATGCGGATTGGGGAAACGAATCCAACGGCAGAAGATCAGTTCCCGGATTTGTCGTGGAGTTGTATGGTTCAACCGTAATGTGGGCGACCAAGGAACAGGGAGCAGTTGCCATGTCGAGTACCGAAGCGGAGCTGATGGCGCTATGTCTTACTAGCTGTGAGTTCGTGTGGGCGACCTAG